A part of Dehalococcoidia bacterium genomic DNA contains:
- a CDS encoding DegV family protein: MLRIVTDSTADLDTEEADALGVTVVPLTVYFGDEALLDRVDIQPDEFYARLKHGKLVPRTSQPSAGRFQDVYGDLAAAGATEILSIHISAKLSGTLNAARLGAAAPPHGCQIEMLDSGTVCGGLQALVRRAAEIADSGGNLNQALNAAQALIPRHRISIMLDTLEYLQKGGRIGRARAWLGSLLNLKPIVHVEDGEVAPGHRVRSRARGIERVFDLTNEVPGAERIYVQHTGAANDAEALARRFRAAQPGVPVDVRWIGPVVGTYVGPNAVGAVVAQRATGGS; the protein is encoded by the coding sequence ATGCTGCGCATCGTCACCGACAGCACCGCCGACCTGGACACAGAAGAGGCCGACGCCCTCGGCGTCACCGTCGTACCGCTGACGGTGTATTTCGGCGATGAGGCGCTGCTCGACCGCGTAGACATCCAGCCCGACGAGTTTTATGCGCGGCTCAAGCACGGCAAGCTCGTTCCGCGCACCTCGCAACCCTCGGCCGGCCGCTTCCAGGATGTCTACGGCGACCTCGCCGCCGCCGGCGCCACCGAGATCCTCTCCATCCACATCTCGGCGAAACTCTCCGGCACGCTGAACGCAGCGCGGCTCGGCGCCGCCGCCCCGCCGCACGGCTGCCAGATCGAGATGCTGGACAGCGGCACGGTCTGCGGCGGCCTGCAGGCGCTGGTGCGGCGCGCGGCCGAGATCGCGGACAGCGGCGGCAACTTGAACCAGGCGCTCAACGCCGCGCAGGCACTGATCCCGCGCCACCGCATCAGCATCATGCTCGACACGCTGGAGTATCTGCAGAAGGGCGGACGTATCGGCCGGGCGCGGGCGTGGCTCGGCTCGTTGCTGAACCTGAAGCCGATCGTGCACGTGGAGGACGGAGAAGTCGCACCCGGCCACCGCGTGCGCAGCCGCGCGCGCGGCATCGAACGCGTCTTCGATCTGACGAACGAAGTGCCCGGCGCCGAGCGCATCTACGTGCAGCACACGGGCGCCGCCAACGACGCCGAGGCGCTGGCCCGTCGCTTCCGCGCCGCGCAGCCGGGCGTGCCGGTCGACGTGCGCTGGATCGGGCCGGTGGTCGGCACCTACGTCGGGCCGAACGCCGTCGGCGCCGTGGTCGCGCAGCGCGCCACGGGAGGCAGCTGA
- a CDS encoding TetR/AcrR family transcriptional regulator, with amino-acid sequence MGSTDHRHSLPAQSRADARANQKRRTRAALVAAACELVRGGASPGVAEVADAALVSRATAYRYFPSQEALLAEAQLDILVKPDLEQIAAVADTAGDAAARVDAVIRADHALTVRHEPAFRAMLRASLTPRADDPLLTPRRPANRLRWLTTALAPVRARLGEARCERLVAALAMVIATEALVVQRDICGLDAAEAEAVQRWAAQALLAAALAEADHDEGAGGRAGTDGHRRDSSFSATGRSTGSPSDAWRHRRKRN; translated from the coding sequence ATGGGCAGCACCGACCATCGCCACAGCTTGCCTGCGCAGAGCCGGGCCGATGCGCGGGCGAACCAGAAGCGGCGCACGCGGGCGGCGCTCGTGGCCGCCGCGTGCGAGTTGGTGCGCGGGGGCGCCAGTCCAGGTGTGGCGGAGGTCGCCGATGCCGCCCTCGTCTCGCGGGCGACTGCCTACCGCTACTTTCCCTCGCAGGAGGCACTCCTCGCCGAGGCTCAGCTCGACATCCTGGTGAAGCCGGACCTGGAGCAGATCGCCGCCGTTGCCGACACGGCGGGGGACGCGGCGGCGCGGGTCGATGCGGTCATCCGGGCGGACCACGCGCTGACCGTGCGCCACGAGCCGGCGTTTCGGGCGATGTTACGTGCCTCGCTCACGCCGCGCGCCGACGACCCGCTGCTGACGCCACGCCGGCCCGCAAATCGGTTGCGCTGGCTCACGACCGCGCTGGCGCCCGTCCGGGCCCGCCTGGGCGAGGCGCGCTGCGAGCGACTGGTCGCGGCGCTCGCGATGGTGATTGCAACCGAGGCGCTCGTGGTGCAGCGTGACATTTGTGGACTCGACGCCGCGGAGGCAGAGGCGGTGCAGCGCTGGGCGGCGCAGGCGTTGCTCGCCGCCGCCCTGGCGGAGGCGGACCACGACGAGGGAGCTGGCGGGCGCGCCGGCACCGACGGGCACAGGCGGGACTCGTCATTTTCAGCGACCGGTCGGTCAACGGGCTCCCCGTCGGATGCCTGGCGGCACCGCCGGAAACGAAACTAA
- the recG gene encoding ATP-dependent DNA helicase RecG: MAALSAGEGTERLRRILAVEQQRGCEDRAVMGGLDRLLSNLLAQQPRGETPVLSVVQTLGRHRYAELGEAERRAWIERALRLLATPAPADSARQAQDQPRAATAARPLPAPAAAASPITSTAQRAVAAAPAERRPERAAEPPAGRTRQRAKPAASGPTLDSPVTAIPGVGANRAEVLARLDVLTVRDLLYHFPHRHDDFSRIARVADLQVGETQTVVARVWSASLVSFGQSPRKSTELIVGDETGNLRVVFFNNPYPASSLRTNQRLTLSGKIGVFHGQKQLENPEWEIVEQGGDLDQAIHTGRLVPVYPLTQGIQNRALRGYVRRALDLCLEQIEDPLPAELLRRHAYEALPLAIRQAHYPDSAEALEAARRRLAYDELLTLQLAVVARKARRAASVQTAPLPFAGTLRLRFLAGLPFPLTSAQDRAVERILADLERETPMARLLQGDVGSGKTVVAAAALLAAVANQRQAVLMAPTEILAEQHFRTLCRLLDADAGEGEPLAEARPDWLARPLRLGLLRGGLRARAKRDVQDAIAAGEVDIAVGTQALIQQAVGFARLGLTIVDEQHRFGVLQRSALTEKGENTHLLVMTATPIPRTLALSLYGDLDVCVIDEMPPGRKPVKTRMLEPQQRDFAYRFIRDQVGRGFQAFVICPLVEESETLEVRAATEEYERLCKEVFPDLRVSLLHGRMAPSEKDAVMAGFRDREADILVSTAVVEVGIDISAATLILIEGAERFGLAQLHQFRGRVGRGGEQSYCLLLSDSPSQEARARLKLLEQTHDGFKLAEEDLKLRGPGDYFGTRQSGLPTLRQARLTDTPILEAAREDALELVAADPLLSAPELAGLRARVERLADRAGDAN, translated from the coding sequence GTGGCAGCGCTCAGCGCGGGCGAAGGCACGGAGCGGCTGCGACGCATCCTCGCGGTCGAGCAGCAGCGCGGCTGCGAAGATCGCGCCGTGATGGGCGGGCTCGACCGGCTGCTGAGCAACCTGCTGGCGCAGCAGCCGCGCGGCGAGACGCCGGTGCTCTCCGTCGTGCAGACGCTCGGCCGCCACCGCTACGCCGAACTGGGCGAAGCGGAGCGCCGTGCCTGGATCGAGCGGGCACTGCGCCTGCTCGCGACGCCTGCGCCGGCGGATTCCGCCCGGCAAGCGCAGGACCAGCCACGCGCCGCGACGGCAGCGCGCCCGCTGCCCGCGCCAGCGGCCGCAGCTTCACCGATCACCAGCACCGCGCAGCGAGCCGTTGCAGCCGCGCCGGCCGAGCGCCGGCCCGAACGCGCGGCCGAGCCGCCCGCCGGCCGCACCCGCCAGCGCGCAAAGCCCGCCGCGAGCGGGCCGACGCTTGATTCACCAGTCACGGCGATTCCAGGCGTCGGCGCCAACCGGGCGGAAGTGCTCGCCAGGCTCGACGTCCTCACGGTGCGCGACCTGCTCTATCATTTCCCCCACCGGCACGACGACTTCTCGCGCATCGCGCGCGTCGCCGATTTGCAGGTGGGCGAGACCCAGACCGTCGTCGCGCGCGTCTGGAGCGCGAGCCTCGTCAGCTTCGGCCAGAGCCCGCGCAAGTCCACCGAGCTGATCGTCGGCGACGAGACGGGCAACCTGCGCGTCGTCTTCTTCAACAACCCCTACCCCGCGTCGAGTCTGCGCACCAACCAGCGGCTGACGCTGAGCGGCAAGATCGGCGTCTTCCACGGCCAGAAGCAGCTCGAAAACCCGGAGTGGGAGATCGTCGAGCAGGGCGGCGATCTCGACCAGGCAATTCACACCGGGCGGCTGGTGCCGGTCTACCCGCTGACCCAGGGCATCCAGAACCGGGCGCTGCGCGGCTACGTGCGCCGCGCCCTCGACCTCTGTCTCGAGCAGATCGAGGATCCACTCCCAGCGGAACTGCTGCGCCGGCACGCCTACGAGGCGCTGCCGCTGGCGATTCGCCAGGCGCACTATCCAGACAGCGCCGAAGCGCTGGAGGCGGCTCGCCGCCGGCTCGCCTACGACGAGCTGCTGACCCTGCAACTCGCCGTGGTGGCGCGCAAGGCCCGCCGCGCCGCCAGCGTGCAGACCGCGCCGCTGCCGTTCGCCGGCACCCTGCGCCTGCGCTTCCTCGCCGGCCTGCCGTTTCCGCTCACAAGCGCGCAGGACCGTGCGGTCGAACGCATCCTCGCAGATCTCGAACGCGAGACGCCGATGGCACGGCTCCTGCAGGGCGATGTCGGCAGCGGTAAGACGGTGGTCGCGGCTGCGGCGCTGCTGGCGGCCGTCGCCAACCAGCGCCAGGCCGTGTTGATGGCGCCAACCGAAATCCTGGCCGAGCAGCACTTCCGCACGCTGTGTCGGTTGCTCGACGCGGACGCCGGGGAGGGGGAGCCGCTGGCCGAGGCCCGGCCCGATTGGCTGGCACGCCCGCTGCGCCTCGGCCTGTTGCGCGGCGGCCTGCGGGCGCGGGCGAAGCGCGACGTGCAAGACGCCATCGCCGCGGGCGAGGTGGACATCGCCGTCGGCACGCAGGCGCTGATTCAGCAGGCGGTCGGCTTCGCGCGGCTCGGGTTGACGATCGTGGACGAACAGCACCGCTTCGGCGTGCTGCAGCGCAGCGCCCTGACGGAGAAGGGCGAGAACACGCATCTGCTGGTGATGACGGCCACGCCGATTCCGCGCACGCTGGCGCTCTCGCTCTACGGCGACCTCGACGTCTGCGTGATCGACGAAATGCCGCCGGGCAGAAAGCCGGTGAAGACGCGCATGCTGGAGCCGCAGCAACGAGACTTCGCGTACCGCTTCATCCGCGACCAGGTCGGCCGTGGCTTCCAGGCGTTCGTGATCTGCCCTCTGGTTGAAGAGTCAGAGACGCTGGAGGTGCGCGCCGCCACGGAGGAGTACGAGCGGCTGTGCAAGGAGGTCTTCCCCGACCTGCGCGTGAGCCTGCTGCACGGCCGCATGGCGCCTTCGGAGAAGGACGCGGTGATGGCCGGCTTCCGCGACCGCGAGGCGGATATCCTCGTCTCGACGGCCGTCGTCGAAGTGGGTATCGACATTTCTGCGGCGACGCTGATCCTGATCGAGGGCGCCGAGCGCTTCGGCCTGGCGCAATTGCACCAGTTCCGCGGGCGCGTGGGCCGCGGCGGTGAGCAGAGCTACTGCCTGCTGCTCTCCGATAGCCCCTCGCAGGAGGCGCGAGCCCGGCTTAAGTTGCTGGAGCAAACGCACGACGGCTTCAAGCTGGCCGAGGAAGACCTGAAGCTGCGCGGCCCCGGCGACTACTTCGGCACGCGCCAGAGCGGCCTGCCCACGCTGCGCCAGGCGCGCCTCACCGACACGCCGATCCTCGAAGCCGCGCGCGAAGACGCGCTCGAACTGGTCGCCGCCGACCCGCTGCTGTCGGCGCCGGAGCTTGCCGGCCTGCGCGCCCGCGTCGAGCGGCTCGCCGATCGCGCCGGCGACGCCAACTGA
- a CDS encoding nuclear transport factor 2 family protein translates to MIPQQMDRLIEAHLAAETAGDTAGSVAVYTEDVEHDVVGFPTGPVRGKAAAQGFYEYLTQNFQTETMTPVHSYYGEDFCVIEHTTTGTVPGDFLGMPGNGRRVTFRMLHVWEFRDGLMSRENVWLDGAGIVAQLSGSPVAATA, encoded by the coding sequence ATGATCCCGCAGCAGATGGACCGCCTGATCGAGGCGCACCTCGCCGCAGAGACCGCCGGGGACACGGCGGGAAGCGTCGCCGTCTACACGGAGGACGTCGAGCACGACGTCGTGGGCTTTCCTACCGGCCCGGTGCGGGGCAAGGCGGCTGCCCAGGGCTTCTACGAGTACCTCACGCAGAACTTCCAGACCGAGACGATGACCCCGGTCCACAGCTACTACGGCGAGGACTTCTGTGTGATCGAGCACACCACGACCGGAACCGTCCCGGGCGACTTCCTCGGCATGCCCGGCAACGGTCGCCGCGTCACGTTTCGGATGCTCCACGTCTGGGAATTTCGCGACGGGCTGATGAGCCGTGAGAACGTCTGGCTCGACGGAGCCGGCATCGTCGCCCAGCTGAGCGGCAGCCCCGTCGCGGCGACAGCCTGA